In Massilia antarctica, the following are encoded in one genomic region:
- a CDS encoding glutathione S-transferase family protein yields MNALTLHYHPLSSCCHKVLIAIDALGIEVDKQLLNLGDPDERAAHLARWPTGKMPLLMDGPRALPETSIIIEYLQRHHARPGRTLIPDAPDAALEVRLWDRLFDLYVMTPMQALTADLLRPEGERDAHTVAQARERLSSAYAFIERQLEGRTWVTGAAFSMADCAAAPALFYAVAYVPPPPRHGHLAAYVERLMAHPSVALTIDQARPYFKFFPGRSGLSRRYFDPDTV; encoded by the coding sequence ATGAATGCGCTCACGCTCCACTACCATCCCTTATCGTCCTGCTGCCACAAGGTGCTGATCGCGATCGACGCGCTCGGCATCGAAGTGGACAAGCAGCTGCTCAACCTGGGCGACCCCGATGAGCGCGCCGCCCACCTGGCGCGCTGGCCTACGGGCAAGATGCCGCTGTTGATGGACGGGCCGCGCGCGCTGCCCGAAACGAGCATCATCATCGAGTATCTCCAGCGCCACCATGCCCGCCCGGGCCGCACCTTGATTCCGGATGCGCCGGACGCAGCGCTCGAGGTGCGCTTGTGGGACCGCCTGTTCGACCTGTACGTGATGACGCCGATGCAAGCCTTGACAGCCGACCTGCTGCGGCCGGAAGGCGAGCGCGACGCGCACACCGTGGCCCAGGCGCGGGAACGCCTGTCGTCGGCCTACGCCTTCATCGAGCGCCAGCTCGAAGGCCGGACATGGGTGACCGGCGCTGCCTTCAGCATGGCCGATTGCGCCGCGGCGCCGGCCTTGTTCTATGCCGTGGCCTACGTGCCGCCGCCGCCGCGGCACGGCCACCTGGCGGCCTATGTCGAGCGCTTGATGGCGCATCCATCGGTGGCGCTCACCATCGACCAGGCACGGCCCTACTTCAAGTTCTTTCCTGGTCGCAGCGGTTTGTCCCGCCGCTACTTCGACCCGGACACGGTTTGA
- a CDS encoding aminopeptidase P N-terminal domain-containing protein, whose protein sequence is MQPYQARRARLIAQMCKHGGGVAIIPTASEVMRNNDVEYPFRHDSYFHYLSGVTEPEAVIVLVAGAQSRAILFCRDKDAAHEIWHGFRHGPDGACAHFGFEQAFSIAALDQHLPGLLADSPALYAGMGRNAPFDERLNGALRGLRGAARSGMRAPALIHDVHMLIDDMRLLKDGGELDIMRRSAAVAADAHLRAMRMARAGLAEYQVEAELLYEFHRQGAAAPAYPSIVAAGANACVLHHNPGRTQLRDGELLLIDAGCELDSYASDITRTFPVNGRFSPAQRRIYEIVLAAQLAALAAVKPGAHVMAPHEAAVRILSQGMLDTGLLDAGRVGSLDDVIASGAWRQFFMCKTSHWLGMDVHDVGSYREPGTDAWRILHPGMTLTVEPGLYIRPAPGVPEQFWHIGIRIEDDVAVTASGREVLSAGVPKAIDDIEALMG, encoded by the coding sequence ATGCAACCCTATCAAGCCCGGCGCGCGCGGCTGATCGCGCAGATGTGCAAGCACGGCGGCGGCGTCGCCATCATTCCCACCGCATCCGAAGTCATGCGCAACAACGATGTCGAGTACCCGTTCCGGCACGACAGCTATTTTCATTATCTCTCCGGCGTGACCGAGCCGGAAGCCGTGATCGTGCTGGTGGCGGGGGCGCAATCGCGCGCCATCCTGTTCTGCCGCGACAAGGATGCCGCCCACGAAATCTGGCATGGCTTCCGGCATGGCCCGGACGGCGCCTGCGCGCATTTCGGGTTCGAGCAGGCGTTTTCCATCGCGGCGCTCGACCAGCATCTGCCGGGCCTGCTGGCCGATTCGCCAGCCCTGTACGCCGGCATGGGCCGCAACGCGCCCTTCGACGAGCGCCTCAACGGAGCGCTAAGGGGCTTGCGCGGCGCGGCGCGCTCCGGCATGCGGGCGCCGGCGCTGATCCACGACGTCCATATGCTGATCGATGACATGCGGCTGCTCAAGGATGGCGGTGAACTCGACATCATGCGGCGCAGCGCCGCCGTGGCGGCCGATGCCCATCTGCGCGCCATGCGCATGGCGCGTGCGGGACTGGCCGAATACCAGGTCGAGGCCGAATTGCTGTACGAATTCCACCGCCAGGGCGCGGCGGCGCCGGCGTATCCATCCATCGTGGCGGCGGGCGCGAATGCCTGCGTGCTGCACCACAACCCCGGCCGCACCCAACTGCGCGATGGCGAGCTGCTGCTGATCGATGCCGGCTGCGAACTGGACAGCTACGCGTCGGACATCACGCGCACCTTTCCCGTCAACGGCCGCTTTTCGCCGGCGCAAAGGCGGATCTACGAGATCGTGCTAGCCGCCCAGCTGGCCGCGCTTGCCGCCGTGAAGCCCGGTGCGCACGTGATGGCGCCGCACGAGGCCGCAGTGCGCATCCTGTCCCAGGGAATGCTCGACACCGGCTTGCTCGATGCCGGCCGGGTCGGGTCGCTCGACGACGTCATCGCCAGCGGCGCCTGGCGCCAGTTCTTCATGTGCAAAACCAGCCACTGGCTCGGCATGGACGTGCATGATGTCGGCAGCTACCGCGAACCGGGCACCGATGCCTGGCGCATCCTGCACCCGGGCATGACACTTACCGTCGAACCGGGCCTGTACATCAGGCCCGCGCCCGGCGTGCCGGAACAGTTCTGGCACATCGGCATCCGGATCGAGGATGACGTGGCGGTGACCGCATCGGGCCGGGAAGTGCTCAGTGCCGGCGTACCCAAGGCAATCGACGACATCGAAGCGCTGATGGGTTGA
- a CDS encoding DUF3592 domain-containing protein — MKKPLITFMVVFAIAFGLVAWFNIEKINTNAAIAKSPAYVLATPEGITKRTKKGKVTYQANFSYAAAGASYKMDSHWFDTQEQAQAMADSPVQIAYATDKPADGVFKTDFDQRDPGEGMASALTSAGIIGFFLALLGTAVLLYRIPSLRR, encoded by the coding sequence ATGAAGAAACCGCTCATCACTTTTATGGTCGTTTTTGCCATCGCGTTCGGCCTCGTCGCATGGTTTAACATCGAGAAAATCAACACCAACGCCGCCATCGCCAAATCGCCTGCCTACGTGCTGGCGACGCCGGAAGGCATTACCAAGCGAACCAAGAAGGGCAAGGTCACCTACCAGGCGAACTTCAGTTATGCCGCCGCCGGAGCAAGCTACAAAATGGACTCGCACTGGTTTGACACGCAAGAGCAAGCCCAGGCAATGGCCGACTCCCCCGTGCAGATCGCCTACGCCACCGACAAGCCGGCCGATGGTGTCTTCAAGACCGACTTCGATCAGCGCGATCCCGGCGAAGGCATGGCCAGCGCGCTGACCAGCGCCGGCATCATCGGCTTCTTCCTCGCCCTGCTCGGCACGGCGGTCCTGCTGTATCGCATCCCCTCGCTGCGCCGCTAG
- a CDS encoding DMT family transporter: protein MSNPAISFAAAMLMLGTLGIFFHEAALAPVMTVFFRCAFGAAILLAYCAYKGMLKRSNVSMKNLGLALGSGILMCVNWVMFFEAIARIGISVTTIVYHVQPFLVLIFGSLLLKERVGANNIGWVGVGFAGLVLACGLRTDMALSSTYLIGIACTLGAAVAYAGVTLTTRAIRGMPPHLTALTHCLTGTVLTAGFFSMPAGGIGVNQWGWLAGLGLIPTALAYVMVYGATPRMNTAIIAVLTFLYPAAAVVVDVAVYGHALGAMQLAGFALIASATLGVNLQWQFFPSLKGA from the coding sequence ATGTCCAACCCCGCCATCTCTTTCGCCGCAGCCATGCTCATGCTTGGCACCTTGGGTATCTTCTTCCACGAAGCCGCGCTGGCGCCCGTGATGACCGTGTTTTTCCGCTGCGCTTTCGGGGCCGCCATCCTGCTGGCGTACTGTGCGTACAAAGGCATGCTCAAGCGCAGCAATGTCTCGATGAAGAATCTGGGGCTGGCCCTCGGCAGCGGCATTCTGATGTGCGTCAACTGGGTGATGTTCTTTGAAGCGATCGCCCGCATCGGCATTTCCGTGACCACCATCGTGTACCACGTGCAACCGTTCCTGGTCCTGATTTTCGGCTCGCTCCTGCTCAAGGAAAGGGTCGGCGCCAACAATATCGGCTGGGTCGGCGTGGGATTCGCCGGCCTCGTGCTGGCATGCGGACTGCGCACCGACATGGCGCTCAGTTCCACCTATCTGATCGGCATTGCCTGCACCCTCGGCGCCGCCGTCGCCTACGCCGGCGTCACCCTCACCACGCGCGCCATTCGCGGCATGCCGCCCCATCTGACCGCCTTGACCCACTGCCTCACCGGCACCGTGCTCACGGCCGGGTTCTTCAGCATGCCCGCCGGCGGCATCGGCGTCAATCAGTGGGGCTGGCTGGCGGGCCTGGGCTTGATTCCCACCGCGCTCGCCTACGTGATGGTGTACGGCGCCACGCCGCGCATGAACACGGCCATCATCGCCGTGCTCACCTTTCTGTATCCGGCCGCGGCGGTGGTGGTCGATGTTGCCGTCTACGGCCACGCGCTCGGTGCGATGCAACTGGCCGGCTTTGCGCTCATCGCCAGCGCCACGCTCGGGGTCAACCTGCAATGGCAGTTCTTCCCTTCCCTGAAAGGCGCATGA
- a CDS encoding isochorismatase family protein — protein sequence MNTLLIIDMQNAWLDNPAQPCFDSAAIVGRINHAARQVRAQGGKVIFVQHSDADAPIGSAPWQVITALEKDAADSTVLKLAGDSFAATGLAAQLAASATSTLYISGFATEFCIDTAVRAATSRGLNVVALSDAHTTADRPHLDAPAIIAHHNWVWSGLPVPAGSSLAVRTTAEAFPA from the coding sequence ATGAACACACTCTTGATCATCGACATGCAGAATGCGTGGCTGGACAATCCCGCCCAACCGTGTTTCGACAGCGCCGCCATTGTCGGGCGCATCAATCACGCCGCCAGGCAGGTCCGCGCGCAGGGCGGCAAGGTGATTTTCGTCCAGCATTCGGACGCGGACGCCCCCATCGGCTCGGCGCCCTGGCAAGTGATCACTGCGCTGGAAAAGGATGCCGCCGACAGCACGGTGCTCAAGCTGGCCGGCGACTCGTTCGCCGCGACCGGCCTGGCGGCGCAGCTGGCGGCCAGCGCCACCTCGACCCTGTACATCAGCGGCTTCGCCACGGAATTTTGCATCGATACCGCCGTGCGCGCGGCAACCTCGCGCGGTTTGAACGTGGTGGCCTTGTCGGATGCGCACACCACCGCCGACCGCCCCCACCTCGACGCGCCGGCCATCATCGCGCACCACAACTGGGTATGGTCAGGGTTGCCGGTGCCCGCCGGCAGTTCACTGGCCGTGCGTACGACAGCCGAGGCTTTCCCCGCCTGA
- a CDS encoding ferritin-like domain-containing protein: MFEKLMEHTNTRRSFLRGSSAALLSSGAVLLLAGHDAGAAGHADVGNDVGILNVALGLEHQGINAYTLGAQSGLLQKPVLDIALQFQADHKAHRDLLIGAIEKMGGKAVEEKPLDVYAKALNAHTLKNQEDILRLALSLELGATNAYLGVIPAFKDRGLAGIAGRLAADEVAHWAVLNHALGLPLPKPMLFGS, translated from the coding sequence ATGTTTGAAAAATTGATGGAACATACAAATACCCGCCGCTCCTTCCTGCGCGGCAGCAGCGCCGCGCTGCTGTCCTCGGGCGCGGTCCTGCTGTTGGCCGGACATGACGCCGGCGCCGCCGGCCACGCCGATGTCGGCAACGACGTCGGCATCCTCAACGTCGCCCTCGGCCTGGAACACCAGGGCATCAATGCCTACACCTTGGGCGCGCAAAGCGGCCTGCTGCAAAAGCCGGTGCTCGACATTGCCTTGCAATTCCAGGCCGACCACAAGGCCCATCGCGACTTGCTGATTGGCGCAATCGAGAAAATGGGTGGCAAGGCGGTCGAGGAAAAACCGCTCGACGTCTATGCCAAGGCCCTCAATGCGCACACCCTGAAAAACCAGGAAGACATCCTCAGGCTGGCGCTGTCGCTTGAACTGGGCGCCACCAACGCCTACCTGGGCGTCATTCCCGCGTTCAAGGACCGCGGCCTGGCCGGCATTGCTGGCCGCCTGGCCGCGGACGAAGTGGCCCACTGGGCCGTGCTGAACCACGCGCTCGGCCTGCCGCTGCCCAAGCCAATGCTGTTCGGCAGCTGA
- a CDS encoding Stealth CR1 domain-containing protein — protein MEENIDIVYLWVDGSDPLWRAKRRAARAGQGGTQHLARHGDVEGRYRDNGELRFNLRALQTFFPGHGHVYLVTDDQVPHWLVPGDRLTVISHRALMPPAALPVFDSSHIESYLHHIPGLAERFIYLNDDVFFGCAVDPQAWFGADGVAVYADVAAMADYEAVQAHQSAPVNASVLSRQWLSQRYPQYRHDGRALAHAPRPMLKSRMHELERVAPQLFAKARQTIFRSWHAPSIVADLLPRWLIHTGHAVWRDVQPRYVSTGDSDAAQQFEELIGEFGRIPFFCINDTSDDAHPGAASLRGVAQVLAKLLPNPCRFELGGDGLADLAAAA, from the coding sequence TTGGAAGAGAACATCGATATCGTCTACCTGTGGGTCGATGGCTCGGACCCGCTGTGGCGCGCAAAGCGCCGTGCCGCGCGCGCCGGTCAAGGCGGCACGCAGCACCTGGCACGCCATGGCGATGTCGAGGGACGCTATCGCGACAACGGCGAACTGCGTTTCAACTTGCGCGCCTTGCAGACGTTCTTTCCCGGCCACGGGCATGTCTATCTGGTGACCGACGACCAGGTGCCGCACTGGCTGGTGCCTGGCGACCGCCTGACCGTCATCAGTCACCGCGCGTTGATGCCGCCGGCCGCGCTGCCGGTGTTTGATTCGTCCCATATCGAGTCCTACCTGCACCATATTCCCGGCCTTGCCGAACGCTTCATCTATTTGAACGACGATGTCTTTTTCGGTTGCGCGGTCGATCCGCAGGCATGGTTCGGCGCCGATGGGGTTGCGGTGTATGCCGATGTGGCGGCCATGGCCGATTATGAGGCGGTGCAAGCGCACCAGTCGGCGCCCGTCAACGCGTCGGTGCTGTCGCGCCAATGGCTGTCGCAACGCTATCCGCAGTACCGGCACGACGGGCGCGCGCTGGCCCATGCGCCGCGGCCGATGCTCAAGAGCCGGATGCATGAACTGGAACGGGTGGCGCCGCAACTGTTTGCCAAGGCGCGCCAGACTATTTTCCGTTCATGGCATGCGCCGTCCATCGTGGCTGACTTGCTGCCGCGTTGGCTGATTCATACCGGACACGCCGTCTGGCGCGATGTCCAGCCGCGCTACGTCAGCACCGGTGACTCCGATGCCGCTCAACAATTCGAAGAGCTCATCGGCGAGTTCGGCCGCATTCCCTTTTTTTGCATCAATGATACAAGCGACGATGCCCACCCCGGCGCGGCGTCCTTGCGCGGTGTTGCCCAGGTGCTGGCGAAGTTGTTGCCCAATCCGTGCCGCTTCGAGCTGGGCGGGGATGGCCTTGCCGACCTGGCGGCGGCCGCATAG
- a CDS encoding LysR family transcriptional regulator, with translation MKPDLNLNQLRTFVAAADHMSFVGAADVVHRSQAAVSMQIMKLEETVGQALFARHTRRIGLTAAGERLLPYARQMLALEAQALAALRTQEVVGRVVLGAPDDYVASLLPPVLERFTKLFANVEIELVCLQSTLLKPMLQKGQIDLAFVTRADGLEGSLIRREAMVWVGSQRHAVWKKSPLPVALFDQGCAARAHTLAALEQCGRPYGATYSSPSLLGIVAMVDAGLAVAALAECSIPAHLVRLGEAEGLPPVEPLDVVLIRGRNSNSPAVECLAGEIMAALRPLRAAA, from the coding sequence ATGAAACCCGACCTGAACCTGAACCAGCTGCGCACCTTTGTCGCCGCGGCCGACCACATGAGCTTTGTCGGCGCGGCCGACGTCGTACACCGTTCGCAGGCGGCGGTGAGCATGCAGATCATGAAGCTGGAGGAGACGGTCGGACAGGCGCTGTTCGCGCGCCACACGCGCCGCATCGGGCTGACGGCGGCGGGCGAACGCCTGCTGCCGTATGCGCGCCAGATGCTCGCGCTTGAGGCGCAGGCGCTGGCCGCGCTGCGCACGCAAGAGGTGGTCGGGCGCGTGGTGCTCGGCGCGCCCGACGACTATGTGGCGTCCCTGCTGCCGCCGGTGCTGGAGCGCTTCACCAAGCTGTTCGCCAATGTCGAGATCGAGCTGGTCTGCCTGCAAAGCACCTTGCTCAAGCCGATGCTGCAAAAGGGCCAGATCGACCTGGCGTTCGTGACCCGCGCCGACGGCCTGGAAGGCAGCCTGATCCGGCGTGAAGCGATGGTCTGGGTCGGCTCGCAACGGCATGCGGTATGGAAAAAGTCGCCGCTGCCGGTGGCGCTGTTCGACCAGGGCTGCGCGGCGCGCGCGCACACCCTGGCCGCGCTGGAGCAATGCGGCAGGCCGTACGGCGCGACCTACAGCAGTCCGAGCCTGCTGGGCATCGTGGCGATGGTCGATGCGGGACTGGCGGTGGCGGCGCTGGCCGAATGCAGCATCCCGGCGCACCTGGTGCGGCTGGGCGAAGCGGAGGGCTTGCCGCCGGTGGAGCCGCTTGACGTCGTGCTGATCAGGGGGCGCAACAGCAATTCGCCGGCGGTGGAGTGCCTGGCCGGCGAAATCATGGCGGCTTTGCGCCCTTTGCGCGCTGCCGCCTGA
- a CDS encoding LytR/AlgR family response regulator transcription factor — MNHPSALIADDEPLLREHLRAQLARLWPALDIVAEARNGAEAIELFDQHQPAIVFLDVHMPGLNGIEAARALGRRAQIVFITAYEQYAVQAFEQGAIDYLVKPVDPARLADTVQRLQERLGRAPDAGMSFDSVLERMANELRQRAGTRTWLQWIKASVGSRVRLIAVEQVAFMRADGKYTSVVWDEGEVLIRKSIRELGDELDPDRFVQIHRSVIVNLHYVSEVVRGVNETADVHLRGRAEVLPVSRSYLHHFRQM; from the coding sequence ATGAACCATCCTAGCGCCCTGATCGCCGACGATGAACCGCTGCTGCGCGAGCACCTGCGCGCGCAGCTGGCGCGGCTGTGGCCGGCGCTGGACATCGTGGCCGAGGCGCGCAATGGCGCCGAGGCGATTGAACTGTTCGACCAGCACCAGCCGGCCATCGTGTTCCTGGACGTGCACATGCCGGGACTGAATGGCATCGAGGCGGCGCGGGCGCTGGGGCGGCGGGCGCAGATCGTGTTCATTACCGCGTATGAGCAGTACGCGGTGCAGGCCTTCGAGCAGGGCGCCATCGATTATCTGGTCAAGCCGGTCGATCCGGCGCGCCTGGCCGACACGGTGCAGCGCTTGCAGGAACGGCTGGGGCGCGCGCCCGACGCGGGCATGTCCTTCGATTCGGTGCTCGAGCGCATGGCCAACGAGCTGCGCCAGCGCGCAGGCACGCGCACTTGGCTGCAGTGGATCAAGGCCTCGGTCGGCAGCCGGGTGCGCTTGATTGCGGTCGAGCAGGTGGCCTTCATGCGCGCCGATGGCAAGTACACCTCGGTGGTGTGGGACGAAGGCGAGGTTCTGATTCGCAAGAGCATCCGCGAACTGGGCGACGAACTCGATCCGGACCGCTTCGTGCAGATTCACCGCTCTGTGATCGTCAATCTGCATTACGTGAGCGAAGTGGTGCGCGGGGTGAACGAGACGGCCGACGTGCACTTGCGCGGACGCGCGGAAGTGCTGCCGGTCAGCCGGAGTTACCTGCATCATTTTCGGCAGATGTAG
- a CDS encoding sensor histidine kinase, translating to MNAPPPSLPSRNPALPTMRQSLVVTFVTLQLTWVLATLSSGPFLSVLLRIGFIAIALLFTYTATGALRQRALPSPLARVLAVALMAPLATLAIFRLTENSPAKRELVYGYIMLAVVALVVGLLVTLVALRLERKERERTARLQDERERHTLERELLDSRLRLLQAQIEPHFLFNTLANIAALVEAKSDNAGPVLRHLIAYLKAAMPRLNDADATLDTELQLVRAYLELMHMRMPDRLRFTVDTPAVLNGLPFPAMALLTLVENAVRHGIDPSLDGGCIEVGGKLDGASGRVSLWVSDTGMGMSELSQPGTGLNNVRTRLQAFYGDGAKLDLHEQLPHGLHVELTFHPRSTA from the coding sequence ATGAACGCGCCACCACCTTCCCTGCCCTCGCGCAACCCGGCGCTGCCGACCATGCGCCAGTCGCTGGTGGTGACCTTCGTCACGCTGCAGTTGACGTGGGTACTGGCAACCTTGTCGTCGGGACCGTTTTTGTCGGTGCTGCTGCGCATCGGTTTCATCGCCATCGCCTTGCTGTTCACCTATACGGCCACCGGGGCGCTGCGCCAGCGGGCGCTGCCATCGCCCCTGGCACGGGTGCTGGCGGTGGCGCTGATGGCGCCGCTGGCCACCCTGGCCATTTTCCGGCTGACGGAAAACAGCCCCGCCAAGCGCGAACTGGTGTACGGCTACATCATGCTGGCCGTGGTCGCGCTGGTCGTCGGGCTGCTGGTGACCTTGGTGGCGCTGCGCCTGGAGCGCAAGGAGCGCGAGCGTACTGCGCGCTTGCAGGACGAACGCGAACGCCATACCTTGGAGCGCGAGCTGCTCGACTCTCGCCTGCGCCTGCTGCAAGCCCAGATCGAGCCGCATTTCCTGTTCAATACCTTGGCCAATATCGCGGCGCTGGTCGAGGCCAAGTCCGACAACGCAGGGCCGGTGCTGCGCCATCTGATCGCCTACCTCAAGGCCGCGATGCCGCGTTTGAACGATGCCGACGCCACCCTCGACACCGAGCTGCAGCTGGTGCGCGCGTATCTGGAGCTGATGCACATGCGCATGCCCGACCGCCTGCGCTTCACCGTGGACACGCCGGCGGTGCTGAACGGGTTGCCGTTCCCGGCGATGGCCTTGCTGACCCTGGTGGAGAACGCGGTGCGGCACGGTATCGATCCGAGCCTTGACGGCGGCTGCATCGAGGTCGGCGGCAAGCTCGATGGCGCCAGCGGCAGGGTGAGCCTGTGGGTGAGCGACACCGGCATGGGCATGTCGGAATTGAGCCAGCCGGGCACCGGGTTGAACAATGTGCGTACGCGCCTGCAGGCATTCTACGGGGACGGCGCCAAGCTCGATTTACATGAACAGCTGCCGCACGGCTTGCACGTCGAACTGACTTTTCACCCACGGAGCACCGCATGA
- a CDS encoding DUF6622 family protein, with the protein MLIQILIHTPLYVWAILALLVYRGVVALRAREMTLGKMFIIPLIMLALSLQDIAAKFGTAFLPLSAWASGAVVMTLLVWKFGSAGISAGATPGKVRVHGSWVPLAMMLAIFFTKYATAVTLVVQPQASHNALFSMLVCALFGVFNGYFLGGLARNLTCWQVLRAPARASSYPAAAA; encoded by the coding sequence ATGCTGATTCAGATCCTGATCCACACCCCCCTCTACGTTTGGGCCATTCTCGCCTTGCTGGTGTATCGTGGCGTCGTCGCGCTGCGCGCGCGCGAGATGACGCTTGGAAAGATGTTCATCATCCCCCTCATCATGCTGGCCCTGTCCTTGCAGGACATCGCGGCAAAGTTCGGTACCGCCTTCCTCCCGCTGTCGGCCTGGGCCAGCGGCGCGGTGGTGATGACGTTGCTGGTGTGGAAGTTCGGCAGCGCAGGCATCAGCGCTGGCGCCACGCCCGGCAAGGTGCGCGTCCACGGCAGTTGGGTGCCGCTGGCGATGATGCTGGCGATTTTCTTCACCAAGTACGCCACGGCGGTGACCCTCGTCGTCCAGCCGCAGGCCAGCCACAATGCGCTGTTTTCGATGCTGGTGTGCGCCTTGTTCGGCGTCTTTAACGGCTACTTCCTGGGCGGCCTGGCACGCAATCTGACATGCTGGCAGGTATTGCGGGCGCCGGCCCGGGCAAGCAGCTACCCGGCGGCCGCGGCGTAA
- a CDS encoding DUF2306 domain-containing protein: MNSHTAVSMPRTAPTSTAGAGARRDTVDTALAWSARLWFGVAILGQLLFAWYVALFYGGALAHGDLAQWNKVMPRGYVAGDTAGNAAVGMHVLVAVVITVGGALQLLTPLRRLAPVFHRWNGRMYVLLAVASSLVGLYMVWFRGAVGGLAQHVGISGNAVLIVLCAVLAVHHARAGRIMLHRRWALRLFLAVSGVWFFRIGLMAWIVANRGPAGFDPVTFQGPFLSFLSFAQYLLPLAVLELYARAQASDSVAARGTMAVVMLGLGAATAAGSAAAAMILWLPHL, translated from the coding sequence ATGAACTCGCACACCGCCGTCAGCATGCCGCGCACGGCACCAACAAGCACGGCGGGCGCGGGCGCGCGGCGCGACACCGTCGATACCGCGCTGGCGTGGTCGGCGCGCTTGTGGTTCGGCGTGGCGATACTGGGACAATTGCTGTTTGCCTGGTACGTCGCGCTGTTCTACGGCGGCGCGCTGGCGCACGGCGACCTGGCGCAGTGGAACAAGGTCATGCCGCGCGGCTATGTGGCCGGCGACACGGCCGGCAATGCCGCCGTCGGCATGCATGTGCTGGTGGCGGTCGTCATCACCGTCGGCGGCGCGCTTCAGTTGCTGACGCCGCTGCGCCGCCTGGCACCGGTGTTTCACCGCTGGAACGGGCGCATGTATGTGCTGCTGGCGGTCGCGTCGAGCCTGGTCGGCCTGTACATGGTGTGGTTTCGCGGCGCGGTGGGCGGCCTGGCGCAGCACGTGGGCATCAGCGGCAACGCCGTGCTGATCGTGCTGTGCGCCGTCCTGGCCGTGCACCATGCGCGCGCCGGCCGCATCATGCTGCACCGGCGCTGGGCGCTACGCCTGTTCCTGGCGGTGAGCGGCGTGTGGTTCTTCCGGATCGGCCTGATGGCCTGGATCGTCGCCAACCGCGGTCCGGCCGGGTTCGATCCGGTGACCTTCCAGGGGCCGTTCCTGAGCTTCCTGTCGTTTGCCCAGTACCTGCTGCCGCTGGCGGTGCTGGAACTGTATGCGCGCGCGCAGGCCAGCGATAGCGTGGCGGCGCGCGGTACGATGGCCGTCGTCATGCTGGGGCTGGGTGCGGCGACGGCGGCCGGTAGCGCTGCCGCCGCGATGATCCTGTGGCTGCCGCATCTTTGA
- a CDS encoding helix-turn-helix transcriptional regulator yields the protein MLDMLGATQKQLLKELLKNKAGMTVDELSVPLSITRNAVRQHVAALLNDGLVIKAQTRASGGRPEQLYALSEQGHECFPRHYVWFAQLLVESVEREVGVDGMVERLEKMGTQVGTELLAQHPGLSDPVKRIEKLSTLMEQLGYDAHPAADGKGDAIEAHNCVFHTLAQRNPHVCRFDLALLGTFTGSTVEHQQCMAKGDQMCRFHFKEKDGAA from the coding sequence ATGTTGGACATGTTGGGAGCGACGCAGAAGCAGTTGCTCAAGGAATTGTTAAAGAATAAGGCAGGCATGACGGTCGATGAACTGTCGGTGCCATTGTCGATTACCCGCAACGCGGTGCGTCAGCATGTCGCCGCGCTGCTCAATGACGGCCTGGTGATCAAGGCGCAGACGCGCGCCTCGGGCGGGCGGCCGGAGCAACTGTACGCGCTGAGCGAGCAGGGACACGAGTGTTTCCCGCGTCACTACGTGTGGTTTGCCCAGTTGCTGGTTGAATCGGTCGAGCGCGAAGTGGGCGTCGATGGCATGGTGGAGCGCCTTGAGAAGATGGGAACCCAAGTCGGCACCGAACTGCTGGCCCAGCATCCCGGCTTGAGCGATCCGGTCAAGCGCATTGAAAAGCTCAGCACATTGATGGAACAACTCGGTTACGACGCGCATCCCGCCGCCGACGGCAAGGGCGATGCGATCGAGGCCCACAATTGCGTGTTCCACACCTTGGCGCAGCGCAATCCTCATGTGTGCCGCTTTGACCTGGCCCTGCTCGGGACGTTTACCGGCAGCACGGTCGAGCATCAGCAATGCATGGCCAAGGGCGATCAGATGTGCCGTTTTCATTTCAAGGAAAAAGACGGCGCGGCTTGA